In the genome of Drosophila subpulchrella strain 33 F10 #4 breed RU33 chromosome 2L, RU_Dsub_v1.1 Primary Assembly, whole genome shotgun sequence, one region contains:
- the LOC119546212 gene encoding uncharacterized protein LOC119546212, protein MDSASCSSESDLSSWSNSSVGDGPTASSCTLRACPSKGCEVSCCEGDPSRPPYTRVMPEDRRYGVVVSNEEDPCNCEFTCVLQFLLKSFHRVAEEVSSLRFSECTAVEKFDCNLIIVGVDDYTKDWLITQTRAICPPFKVSSFIRHFELVKVSFVMPKVVDARLCRIFYLFEKQNCGLDTGKWCVVKQTPLDECSEEYQSKVVYPDAENVEILAYIDEESVDIIKRNCSKICYMLFHLPVDFCPKA, encoded by the coding sequence ATGGATTCTGCCAGTTGCAGCTCGGAATCAGACCTAAGTTCGTGGTCAAACTCTAGTGTGGGCGATGGGCCAACTGCCAGTAGCTGCACACTGCGAGCATGTCCCTCGAAAGGCTGTGAAGTATCCTGCTGCGAAGGAGACCCCAGCCGACCTCCGTACACCAGGGTCATGCCGGAGGATCGGCGGTACGGGGTCGTTGTGAGCAATGAAGAGGATCCCTGTAACTGCGAGTTCACTTGTGTACTTCAGTTCCTGCTGAAATCCTTCCACAGGGTTGCAGAGGAAGTGAGTTCTCTGCGGTTCAGCGAGTGCACCGCGGTGGAGAAGTTCGACTGCAACTTGATAATCGTCGGTGTGGACGATTATACGAAGGACTGGCTGATCACCCAGACCAGAGCGATCTGTCCCCCCTTTAAAGTCTCCTCTTTCATCAGACATTTTGAACTGGTTAAGGTGTCCTTTGTCATGCCAAAGGTGGTGGACGCTCGGCTCTGCCGCATATTTTACCTCTTTGAGAAGCAGAACTGTGGACTCGACACTGGCAAGTGGTGTGTGGTGAAACAAACCCCCCTGGATGAATGCAGTGAGGAGTACCAATCGAAGGTAGTGTACCCCGATGCGGAGAACGTCGAGATACTGGCCTACATAGACGAAGAGAGCGTAGACATAATCAAGAGAAATTGCTCGAAGATCTGCTACATGCTATTCCATTTGCCGGTGGACTTTTGCCCAAAAGCCTAG